One window from the genome of Bacillus weihaiensis encodes:
- a CDS encoding ABC transporter permease, producing MLQALEIIIPTALFVAAPLIFTALGGVFSERSGVVNIGLEGLMIIGAFVGIVFNLNFADVFGNLTPWLSIVAAMIAAALFALLHAVASITFKADQVVSGVAINFLALGLSLFLVKNIYEKGQTDRITISFNKMDVPFLSDIPIIGDIFFSGGYITSYIAILFAVIVWYVIYKTPFGLRLRAVGEHPMAADTMGINVTRMRYIGVLLSGAFAGIGGAVYATIIARDFSHATISGQGFMALAAVIFGKWHPLGAMGAALFFGLAQGLSIIGGTIPFLKDIPTVYLLILPYVLTILALTGFIGRADAPKALGTPYEKGKR from the coding sequence ATTTTACAAGCTTTAGAAATTATTATACCAACGGCTTTATTCGTTGCTGCACCACTTATTTTTACCGCACTAGGTGGCGTGTTTAGTGAACGTTCTGGTGTTGTTAACATTGGACTTGAAGGCTTAATGATTATCGGTGCATTCGTGGGAATCGTATTTAATTTGAATTTTGCAGATGTCTTTGGTAATCTCACTCCATGGCTTTCAATTGTAGCTGCCATGATCGCTGCTGCCTTGTTTGCTTTATTACATGCTGTTGCATCTATCACGTTTAAAGCTGACCAGGTTGTAAGTGGTGTTGCGATTAACTTTTTAGCCTTAGGCTTATCCTTATTCTTAGTGAAGAATATTTATGAAAAAGGTCAAACGGATCGTATTACTATCAGTTTTAATAAAATGGATGTTCCATTTTTAAGTGATATTCCGATCATTGGTGATATCTTCTTCTCGGGTGGATATATCACATCTTATATTGCAATTTTATTCGCTGTTATCGTTTGGTACGTTATATACAAAACACCATTTGGCCTTCGCTTACGAGCAGTAGGTGAGCATCCAATGGCTGCAGACACTATGGGAATTAATGTAACAAGAATGAGGTATATTGGCGTATTATTAAGTGGTGCGTTTGCTGGTATTGGCGGAGCTGTATACGCAACTATTATTGCAAGGGACTTCAGTCATGCTACAATTAGTGGTCAGGGATTTATGGCGTTAGCTGCTGTTATATTTGGTAAGTGGCATCCACTTGGTGCAATGGGAGCAGCATTATTTTTCGGTCTAGCTCAAGGATTAAGTATTATTGGAGGAACAATTCCATTTTTGAAGGATATTCCAACCGTATACTTACTAATCCTTCCTTATGTTTTAACAATACTAGCATTAACTGGATTCATAGGACGTGCTGATGCTCCGAAGGCTTTAGGAACACCTTATGAAAAAGGTAAGAGATAG
- a CDS encoding ABC transporter permease: MKLNRYMNVLIPIIAVILGLISGAIIMLVSGYDPVAGYSALWYGIFGESYYIGETIRQFTPYILTGLAVAFAFRTGLFNIGVEGQVIVGWLAAVWVGVAFELPAIIHIPLSIIAAGVAGAIWGFVPGLLKARFKVHEVIVTIMMNYIALHVTNALIRTVMTDNADKSEKIFASASLRSETFERLTDYSRMHYGIFIALIAAFIMWFLLEKTTKGFELRAVGFNHDAAHYSGMNVNRNIILSMVISGAFAGVAGAMEGLGTFEYVSVKGGFTGIGFDGIAVALIGGNAALGIIFSAALFGGLKVGALNMPSEAGVPNELVEIIIALIIFFVASSYFIRWILLRFKKEGK; this comes from the coding sequence ATGAAGCTAAATCGTTATATGAACGTACTTATTCCAATCATTGCCGTTATATTAGGTCTTATTAGTGGCGCGATTATTATGCTAGTAAGTGGTTATGATCCTGTAGCTGGATATAGCGCGCTATGGTATGGAATTTTCGGAGAATCCTACTATATTGGAGAAACAATTAGACAATTTACACCTTACATTTTAACAGGTTTAGCAGTTGCCTTTGCATTTAGAACAGGACTTTTTAATATTGGTGTTGAGGGACAAGTTATCGTAGGTTGGTTAGCAGCTGTATGGGTTGGGGTAGCATTTGAACTACCGGCTATTATTCATATTCCTTTATCTATCATTGCTGCGGGTGTAGCCGGAGCAATATGGGGATTTGTTCCTGGATTACTTAAGGCAAGATTTAAGGTCCATGAAGTTATTGTTACAATCATGATGAACTATATTGCTTTACATGTAACAAATGCATTAATTCGAACGGTTATGACGGACAATGCAGACAAATCGGAGAAAATTTTTGCTTCTGCGTCATTGAGATCAGAAACGTTTGAACGTCTTACTGATTATTCACGTATGCATTATGGGATCTTTATTGCTTTAATAGCAGCCTTTATAATGTGGTTCTTATTAGAAAAAACAACAAAAGGCTTTGAGCTACGTGCAGTAGGTTTTAACCACGATGCTGCACATTACTCTGGAATGAATGTCAATCGTAATATTATCCTTTCAATGGTAATCTCTGGTGCTTTTGCTGGTGTTGCAGGAGCGATGGAGGGTTTAGGTACATTCGAGTACGTATCTGTGAAAGGTGGTTTTACTGGAATTGGTTTTGATGGTATCGCCGTAGCCTTAATTGGTGGAAATGCAGCACTTGGTATTATTTTTTCAGCTGCATTATTTGGTGGGTTAAAAGTAGGTGCTTTAAACATGCCTTCAGAAGCTGGAGTTCCAAATGAGCTTGTGGAAATTATCATTGCACTTATTATCTTCTTTGTAGCATCTAGCTATTTCATTCGCTGGATTTTACTTCGTTTTAAAAAGGAGGGGAAATAA
- a CDS encoding ABC transporter ATP-binding protein produces the protein MEYVIEMLNIRKEFPGIVANDNITLQVKKGEIHALLGENGAGKSTLMNVLFGLYQPEQGEIRVKGNKVNITNPNIANDLGIGMVHQHFMLVNTFTVTENIILGNEPKQAGSINLKEAEKQVKEISERYGLAVDPTAKISDISVGMQQRVEILKTLYRGAEILIFDEPTAVLTPQEIKELIQIFKTLISEGKSIILITHKLKEIMEVCDRVTVIRKGQGIGTVNVSETNPNELAALMVGREVSFTTEKTIASPKDDVLKIENLTVKDNRQVTKVNSLNLSVRAGEIVGIAGVDGNGQTELIEAITGLRKVTSGSVKLNNKNIENLHPRKITETGVGHIPQDRHKHGLVLDFPIGENMVLQTYYHQPYSKNGVLKLKTIYEKAKELIREFDVRTPSTTTLARALSGGNQQKAIIGREVDRNPDLLIAAQPTRGLDVGAIEFIHSRLIEQRDNGKAVLLISFELDEIINVSDRIAVIYEGEIIEIVDPKETNEQELGLLMAGSKRQKEGKQV, from the coding sequence TTGGAATATGTAATTGAGATGCTAAATATTCGGAAAGAATTTCCTGGCATAGTAGCAAACGATAATATTACCTTACAAGTGAAAAAAGGAGAGATTCATGCTCTACTAGGTGAAAATGGAGCAGGAAAATCTACATTAATGAATGTTCTATTCGGTCTTTACCAACCAGAACAAGGCGAAATTAGAGTGAAAGGGAACAAAGTCAACATAACAAACCCTAACATTGCAAATGATCTTGGAATAGGTATGGTACACCAACATTTTATGCTTGTCAATACATTTACTGTTACAGAAAATATTATTTTAGGAAATGAACCTAAGCAAGCCGGGTCAATAAATCTAAAAGAAGCTGAAAAACAAGTAAAAGAAATATCTGAACGTTATGGGCTTGCCGTTGATCCAACAGCTAAAATTTCTGATATTTCTGTTGGGATGCAGCAAAGGGTTGAAATCTTAAAAACACTCTATCGTGGAGCAGAAATCCTTATATTTGATGAACCAACGGCCGTTCTAACACCACAGGAAATTAAAGAACTTATTCAAATTTTTAAAACTCTTATTAGTGAAGGCAAGTCTATTATTTTAATTACACATAAATTAAAAGAAATAATGGAAGTTTGCGATCGAGTAACGGTTATTAGAAAAGGCCAAGGCATTGGTACTGTAAATGTGTCTGAAACCAATCCAAATGAACTTGCAGCTTTAATGGTAGGGCGCGAGGTTTCATTTACAACTGAGAAAACGATAGCGTCTCCTAAGGATGATGTCTTAAAAATTGAAAATTTAACTGTTAAGGATAATCGTCAAGTGACAAAGGTGAATTCTCTCAATTTGTCTGTAAGAGCAGGAGAAATTGTTGGAATAGCAGGTGTTGATGGTAATGGACAAACCGAATTAATTGAAGCGATTACGGGGTTAAGAAAAGTAACTTCAGGCTCAGTTAAATTAAATAATAAAAATATAGAAAATTTACATCCGCGAAAAATAACTGAAACAGGTGTAGGTCATATTCCTCAAGATCGCCATAAGCATGGATTAGTATTGGATTTTCCAATAGGTGAAAATATGGTACTACAAACGTACTATCATCAACCATATTCTAAAAATGGTGTTTTAAAGTTAAAAACTATTTATGAAAAAGCAAAAGAATTAATAAGGGAATTTGACGTAAGGACACCAAGCACTACAACGTTAGCGAGAGCTTTATCAGGTGGTAACCAACAAAAGGCGATTATAGGACGAGAAGTAGATCGGAACCCTGATTTATTAATTGCTGCTCAACCTACGAGAGGTTTAGATGTAGGGGCGATTGAGTTTATCCATAGTCGTTTAATTGAGCAACGAGATAATGGGAAAGCGGTTTTACTCATTTCTTTTGAATTGGACGAAATCATTAATGTAAGTGATCGAATTGCTGTTATTTATGAAGGTGAGATCATTGAAATCGTTGATCCAAAAGAAACAAATGAACAAGAGCTTGGCCTCCTAATGGCTGGAAGTAAGCGTCAGAAAGAAGGGAAGCAAGTATGA